A window from Pseudomonas sp. Tri1 encodes these proteins:
- a CDS encoding NAD(P)H-dependent oxidoreductase produces the protein MHSLIVVAHHDPRALTHSLARKIAEGITQANPANTFEIADLAGEGFDPRFGFADHAVHHREASPPADVLAEQARIERADALVLVYPIYWWSMPALLKGWIDRVFSNGWAFDFSPDRPFVKKLQRLQVHLVAVGGADADTFLRHGYGKAMTTQIDHGIFDYCGARVVSSQRLLESETLDPALHLETASVIGQRLFATVEAMDPVQGAATCA, from the coding sequence ATGCATTCACTCATCGTTGTCGCCCACCACGACCCTCGCGCCCTCACCCACAGCCTTGCCAGAAAAATCGCCGAGGGCATCACCCAAGCCAACCCCGCCAATACGTTCGAGATAGCCGACCTGGCTGGCGAGGGCTTCGATCCGCGTTTCGGCTTTGCCGACCACGCTGTCCACCACCGTGAGGCGTCGCCGCCTGCCGATGTATTGGCTGAGCAAGCCAGGATCGAGCGTGCCGACGCGCTGGTGTTGGTCTATCCGATTTATTGGTGGTCGATGCCGGCCTTGCTCAAGGGCTGGATCGACCGGGTATTTTCCAACGGCTGGGCATTCGATTTCAGTCCCGACCGGCCGTTTGTCAAAAAGCTGCAGCGCTTGCAGGTGCACCTGGTGGCAGTCGGTGGCGCCGATGCCGACACCTTTCTACGTCACGGCTATGGCAAGGCAATGACCACCCAAATCGACCATGGCATCTTCGATTACTGCGGTGCTCGGGTGGTGAGCTCTCAGCGGTTGCTCGAATCGGAAACCCTTGATCCGGCTCTGCACCTGGAAACCGCCAGCGTCATCGGCCAGCGGTTGTTCGCGACGGTTGAGGCGATGGACCCGGTCCAAGGCGCTGCCACCTGCGCCTGA